Proteins co-encoded in one endosymbiont 'TC1' of Trimyema compressum genomic window:
- a CDS encoding FAD binding domain-containing protein: MYQMKSYLEAQTLEEAIAAASEANGQIIAGGTDVLIKSRERKEGYVDKDWVGIMRIPELKAIKRENNGDIFIGATATFKEVDTHIPVVRRHLASLSTACGTVGGPPIEERWNYWW, encoded by the coding sequence ATGTATCAGATGAAAAGCTATTTAGAGGCACAAACTTTGGAAGAAGCTATTGCTGCTGCCAGTGAAGCTAATGGACAAATAATTGCTGGTGGCACAGATGTCCTCATTAAAAGCAGAGAGAGGAAAGAAGGATATGTGGATAAGGACTGGGTAGGCATTATGAGGATACCAGAACTTAAAGCAATTAAGAGAGAAAATAATGGAGATATCTTTATAGGGGCCACAGCAACTTTTAAAGAAGTTGATACCCATATCCCAGTGGTGAGACGCCATTTAGCCAGTCTAAGCACTGCTTGTGGCACGGTAGGCGGTCCTCCAATTGAGGAACGCTGGAACTATTGGTGGTAA
- a CDS encoding NAD(P)H-dependent oxidoreductase: MTTLIFAHPWHGSFNKAIFDIVRECIDQKGRDYQVIDLNKDGFNPIMTELELGLFAEGKYSDSLVGKYQEMLRITDELIIIFPIWWFSMPAILKGFLIKLC, translated from the coding sequence ATGACTACACTAATTTTTGCCCATCCTTGGCATGGGAGTTTTAACAAAGCAATTTTTGATATTGTTAGAGAATGTATAGACCAGAAAGGAAGGGACTATCAGGTTATTGATTTAAATAAAGATGGTTTTAATCCGATAATGACAGAGTTAGAGTTAGGCTTATTTGCTGAAGGCAAGTATAGTGATTCTTTAGTAGGCAAATATCAGGAAATGCTAAGAATAACTGATGAATTGATTATTATTTTTCCAATATGGTGGTTTTCTATGCCTGCAATTTTAAAGGGTTTTTTGATAAAGTTATGTTAA
- a CDS encoding molybdopterin cofactor-binding domain-containing protein, which yields MIGVPFEWIIVDKTTDTDIAPFDPGSFASRQTYVTGLAIRKGAKELKVKIKEAIKVFYPKIDPHMIDIVDGNIVYKNSGAIIESLGELALKTYYDIHKGSCLTADVSYTCLTNSYAACATFAEVEVDVGTGKVNIVDIMNVHDAGTIINPLLAEGQVHGGMSMGIAYGLAEELKYDAKTGKPLNNNLLDYKMPTFMDMPDLQCAFVEKNDPISSFGNKALGEPPACGPAPAIRNAVVYAIGVELNSLPIHPQKVVEALKRG from the coding sequence ATTATTGGGGTACCTTTTGAGTGGATTATTGTTGATAAAACAACTGACACTGATATTGCGCCTTTTGATCCTGGATCTTTTGCGTCAAGGCAAACTTATGTAACGGGATTAGCTATTCGAAAGGGTGCCAAAGAGTTAAAGGTAAAGATTAAAGAAGCTATTAAAGTATTTTATCCTAAAATTGACCCTCATATGATTGATATTGTTGATGGTAATATTGTTTATAAAAATAGTGGAGCTATTATTGAAAGCTTAGGAGAATTAGCTTTAAAAACTTATTATGATATTCACAAAGGCTCATGCTTAACAGCCGATGTCTCTTATACCTGTCTAACAAACTCCTATGCAGCGTGTGCTACGTTTGCTGAAGTAGAAGTTGATGTGGGAACAGGAAAGGTTAACATAGTAGATATTATGAATGTTCATGATGCAGGAACAATTATTAACCCATTATTAGCAGAGGGGCAAGTTCATGGAGGGATGAGTATGGGGATTGCCTATGGATTAGCTGAAGAATTAAAGTATGATGCTAAAACAGGCAAACCTTTAAACAATAATCTTTTAGATTATAAGATGCCAACTTTTATGGATATGCCAGATTTACAGTGTGCTTTTGTTGAAAAAAATGATCCAATCAGTTCTTTTGGTAACAAAGCATTAGGAGAGCCCCCTGCATGTGGTCCAGCACCTGCAATTAGAAATGCAGTTGTTTATGCCATTGGTGTGGAATTGAATAGCCTACCGATTCACCCACAAAAAGTAGTTGAAGCCTTAAAGAGAGGCTAG
- a CDS encoding molybdopterin cofactor-binding domain-containing protein, protein MHAGTGNLIADTRTDIGDVERAFKEADYIFEDDYRTQIVQHCQMENQTAYAYQDVDSRWVCVSSTQIPHLVRHILGDAFNMPIGSFRVIKPFIGGGFGNKQDVVIEPLTVAMSMAVGGRPVMITLTREEVFSWTRTRHAFYCKLKMGVTKEGLINAIETRIISQGGAYASHGHSVTFVGEENIHILYNMENYRAHSTTVYTNTATGGAMRGYGTPQIAFAVGAMTDKIARKLGMDPIEFQLKNVVKECDVAYYNQIEHFTNGLTECIEKGKEAFNWDERKRTLKEKETARVKRGIGLSTVCYGSNTRPGAPGIEIAGCRLILNQDGSIKLMLGATEIGQGSDTVLAQMTGLRLLGYLLSGLLLIKQLTLILRLLILDLLRQGKLM, encoded by the coding sequence ATTCATGCTGGAACAGGCAACCTTATTGCTGATACAAGAACAGATATTGGAGATGTAGAAAGGGCTTTTAAAGAAGCTGATTATATATTTGAAGATGACTATAGAACACAAATTGTGCAGCACTGCCAAATGGAGAACCAGACAGCATATGCATATCAAGATGTGGATAGTAGATGGGTATGTGTGTCTTCAACACAAATTCCTCATTTAGTGAGACATATTTTAGGAGATGCTTTTAATATGCCTATAGGTTCTTTTCGCGTAATTAAGCCATTTATTGGTGGTGGTTTTGGTAACAAACAAGATGTTGTTATTGAACCTTTAACAGTTGCTATGTCTATGGCTGTTGGGGGTAGACCAGTAATGATTACTTTAACTAGAGAAGAAGTTTTCAGTTGGACCCGCACCCGCCATGCTTTTTATTGTAAGTTGAAAATGGGTGTAACAAAGGAAGGTCTTATTAATGCTATTGAAACAAGGATTATTTCTCAAGGTGGAGCCTATGCTTCTCATGGTCATTCTGTTACATTTGTGGGAGAAGAAAATATTCATATTTTATATAATATGGAAAACTATAGAGCTCATAGTACAACAGTTTATACGAATACAGCAACTGGTGGCGCTATGCGAGGTTATGGGACTCCGCAAATTGCTTTTGCAGTAGGGGCAATGACTGATAAAATAGCTAGAAAGTTAGGAATGGATCCTATTGAATTTCAATTGAAAAATGTTGTTAAGGAATGTGATGTTGCTTATTATAATCAAATTGAGCATTTCACCAATGGTTTAACAGAATGTATTGAAAAAGGCAAAGAAGCATTTAATTGGGATGAGAGAAAAAGAACCCTAAAGGAAAAAGAAACTGCTAGAGTAAAACGTGGTATAGGTTTATCTACTGTCTGTTATGGTTCTAATACAAGGCCAGGGGCACCAGGCATTGAAATTGCAGGTTGTCGCTTAATTTTAAATCAAGATGGCAGTATAAAATTAATGTTAGGTGCTACAGAAATTGGTCAGGGTTCCGACACTGTTTTAGCCCAAATGACGGGGCTGAGATTATTGGGGTACCTTTTGAGTGGATTATTGTTGATAAAACAACTGACACTGATATTGCGCCTTTTGATCCTGGATCTTTTGCGTCAAGGCAAACTTATGTAA
- a CDS encoding (2Fe-2S)-binding protein: MNKTITCTINGIEQIITIDTKMSLLEMLRNKLELTGAKQGCGVGECGACSVIVNGSVLDSCIYLAIWADGKKITTIEGIQKADGSLSDLQKNFVETGAIQCGFCTPGLVLSATFFLEGNPVPKSGGNTSRIVRKSMSFHRLSESY; this comes from the coding sequence ATGAATAAGACAATTACTTGTACCATTAATGGTATTGAACAGATAATTACTATTGATACTAAAATGTCTTTATTAGAAATGCTTAGAAATAAATTAGAATTAACTGGCGCTAAACAAGGTTGTGGTGTAGGGGAATGTGGTGCCTGTTCAGTTATTGTAAATGGTAGTGTTTTAGACTCCTGTATTTATTTGGCTATTTGGGCTGATGGTAAAAAAATTACCACTATTGAAGGTATTCAAAAAGCTGATGGAAGTCTTTCTGATTTGCAAAAAAACTTTGTAGAAACTGGGGCTATCCAATGTGGTTTTTGCACCCCGGGATTAGTGCTTTCAGCCACTTTTTTCTTAGAGGGTAATCCTGTCCCCAAGTCGGGAGGAAATACGTCGAGGATTGTCAGGAAATCTATGTCGTTTCACAGGTTATCAGAAAGTTATTGA
- a CDS encoding LTA synthase family protein, whose product MSKKMGYVKKTTVNKKGGSIVFKPPRWYSVLPWILYPFLLIFFIEALTRGNIMWAFSFVFGEPFYYLLNVIIVALIGYFLWGIIGNKWISYTILNVVAFFLALVSHIKFAILGTGITLSDIEVFREENLFGQLNSDIMVPFILILIFALIVLYGLIFLMHSFDIGWKKRVSSGVIVGLVFAVFIQLIMSQILLTNGKVLSVETLGTAIYFNDRFYLENGVKPPTQEEVAKVFNGKAKSQEKKSDLQPNVVMIQLSNFWDSTLGTNNDIEDPLTNYRKLISEGQGYAVDITDMGQSNLNGEYEALTGLSVEKYPYRGQIKGIFVKEPIMSLASIFRNNGYESHSIMGIKGTDNKRETFYQNLGFNSFTDLEDLTKKNKDIPITDSLIIKEIGNTINKSSDKPQFIFTHLEGTKSSYTTGTDEDIINEYLEDLKKLDASVKEIFDMVGKTKRRTMIVFYSEKLPVLGKDNKLYETLGYVGAEDSLEKKIKMNKGSAFIWDNYTKGSVEKEQIESIDLTLLPEALMTSGEFNMPNYFHYLNQVRKKENIEAFTPTYLIKDKQIFEKNSDTFNQFSKNFEILNNDILSNKYYIEKESKKWVVEDNSAYL is encoded by the coding sequence ATGAGTAAAAAAATGGGCTATGTTAAGAAAACAACTGTTAATAAAAAAGGAGGAAGTATAGTTTTCAAACCACCTAGGTGGTATTCGGTATTACCTTGGATTCTTTATCCGTTTTTGTTAATATTTTTTATTGAGGCATTAACAAGAGGCAATATTATGTGGGCTTTTTCATTTGTTTTTGGAGAGCCATTTTATTATTTGCTTAATGTAATTATAGTGGCATTAATTGGTTATTTTTTATGGGGGATAATTGGCAATAAATGGATTAGTTATACTATTTTGAATGTAGTAGCCTTTTTTCTAGCTTTAGTTAGTCATATTAAATTTGCAATTCTAGGAACAGGAATTACCCTATCAGATATTGAAGTGTTTAGAGAAGAAAATTTATTTGGGCAATTAAATTCTGATATTATGGTTCCTTTTATTTTAATTTTGATTTTTGCATTGATTGTATTATATGGATTAATTTTCTTAATGCATTCATTTGATATAGGCTGGAAGAAAAGAGTTAGTAGCGGTGTTATTGTTGGGTTGGTTTTTGCAGTATTCATTCAATTAATAATGTCTCAGATACTCCTTACTAATGGAAAAGTTTTATCTGTAGAAACATTAGGAACGGCCATTTATTTTAATGATCGTTTTTATTTAGAAAATGGTGTGAAACCACCGACTCAAGAAGAGGTGGCAAAAGTTTTTAATGGTAAAGCAAAGAGTCAGGAAAAGAAAAGTGATTTACAACCTAATGTTGTAATGATACAGCTCTCTAACTTTTGGGACTCAACACTTGGGACGAATAATGATATTGAGGATCCTCTAACAAATTACAGAAAGCTGATAAGCGAAGGACAGGGCTATGCAGTAGATATTACAGATATGGGGCAGAGTAATCTAAATGGAGAATATGAAGCTTTAACAGGATTATCTGTAGAAAAATACCCTTATCGTGGGCAAATCAAAGGAATCTTTGTAAAGGAACCTATAATGAGCTTGGCGAGTATCTTTAGAAATAATGGCTATGAGAGCCATAGTATTATGGGCATAAAAGGTACGGATAATAAAAGAGAAACTTTTTACCAAAATTTAGGTTTTAATTCCTTTACGGATTTAGAAGATTTAACTAAAAAAAATAAAGATATTCCGATTACAGATAGTTTAATAATTAAGGAAATTGGCAATACTATAAATAAGAGTTCTGATAAACCTCAATTTATTTTTACTCATCTTGAAGGTACTAAATCTAGTTATACAACAGGAACAGACGAAGATATAATAAATGAGTACTTAGAAGATTTGAAAAAATTAGATGCTTCAGTTAAAGAAATATTTGATATGGTAGGGAAAACTAAGAGGCGCACAATGATAGTTTTTTATAGTGAGAAATTACCTGTATTAGGGAAAGATAATAAACTATATGAAACATTGGGATATGTTGGCGCCGAAGATTCTCTTGAAAAGAAAATAAAAATGAACAAAGGCTCTGCATTTATTTGGGATAATTATACAAAGGGCTCTGTAGAGAAAGAGCAAATAGAATCTATTGATTTAACACTATTGCCTGAGGCCTTAATGACTTCTGGAGAATTTAATATGCCAAATTATTTTCACTATCTTAACCAAGTAAGAAAGAAAGAGAATATAGAAGCATTTACCCCTACCTATCTAATTAAGGATAAGCAAATTTTTGAAAAAAATTCTGACACCTTTAACCAGTTTAGTAAAAATTTTGAAATATTAAATAATGATATATTAAGCAATAAGTATTATATTGAAAAAGAAAGTAAAAAGTGGGTTGTTGAGGATAATAGCGCCTATTTATAG
- a CDS encoding FAD binding domain-containing protein has protein sequence MRNAGTIGGNICNGATSADMASTLCVFDAILKLVGPSGERDVSINDFYKGPGQVDLKKGEILKGFVIEEKNYKGYNGRYIKFSQRKAMDIATLGCSVLVKEKEGLIEDLKIAFGVAGPTPLRAKEAENFGKNKKINEENLIAIGEKCLESTNARDSWRASKAFREQLIRALPVRGLEIALGG, from the coding sequence TTGAGGAACGCTGGAACTATTGGTGGTAATATTTGTAATGGTGCTACTTCAGCAGATATGGCTTCAACTCTATGTGTTTTTGATGCTATTCTTAAATTAGTTGGTCCATCAGGAGAACGAGATGTCTCTATTAATGATTTCTATAAAGGCCCTGGTCAAGTTGATTTAAAAAAAGGTGAAATTCTTAAAGGATTTGTTATAGAAGAAAAAAACTATAAAGGTTATAATGGACGTTATATTAAATTTAGTCAAAGAAAAGCAATGGATATTGCAACCTTAGGTTGCAGTGTTTTAGTTAAGGAAAAAGAAGGTTTAATTGAAGATTTGAAAATTGCTTTTGGTGTAGCAGGTCCAACTCCTTTAAGAGCAAAAGAAGCTGAAAATTTTGGTAAAAATAAAAAGATTAATGAAGAAAATTTAATTGCTATTGGAGAAAAATGCCTTGAAAGTACTAATGCTAGAGATTCATGGAGAGCTTCAAAAGCCTTTAGAGAACAATTAATTAGGGCTTTACCTGTTAGGGGGTTGGAAATAGCGCTAGGTGGGTGA